One region of Oryzias latipes chromosome 6, ASM223467v1 genomic DNA includes:
- the LOC101173462 gene encoding unconventional myosin-Va: MATSELYSKHARVWLPDAATVWQSAELTKDYTPGDLTLCLQLEDGTNVEHKINPQTTSLPPLRNPDILVGENDLTALSYLHEPAVLHNLKVRFIDSKLIYTYCGIVLVAINPYESLPIYEPDIINAYSGQNMGDMDPHIFAVAEEAYKQMARDQRNQSIIISGESGAGKTVSAKYAMRYFATVSCSSGEANVEERVLASSPIMEAFGNAKTTRNDNSSRFGKYIEIGFDKKYCIIGANMRTYLLEKSRVVFQAHGERNYHIFYQLCASSHLPEFKTFKLGCADDFHCTKQGQSPIIDGVNDAKELCSTRRAFSLLGMEEEDQMEIYQILSALLHLSNVEIKDQSGDRSSISPDDVHMMVFCELMGVPCEETAHWLCHRKLKTSKESFVKPVPRVNAVQGRDALAKHIYARLFSWIVGCVNGALKSTGKQNSFIGVLDIYGFETFDVNSFEQFCINYANEKLQQQFNLHVFKLDQEEYMREGIPWTLIDFYDNQPCINLIEAKLGVLDLLDEECKMPKGSDDTWTQKLYNILLKQNSHFEKPRLSNRAFIIHHFADKVEYQCLGFLEKNKDTVNEEQINALKKTKFDFLLKLFDEDDKGTGSPNKLTPGRAGQSQRDNKKTVGLQFRQSLHLLMETLNSTTPHYVRCIKPNDLKAPFVLDPVRAVQQLRACGVLETIRISAAGFPSRWSYPEFFTRYRVLMKQKDVLPDRKQTCKDLLEKLIKNQEKYQFGKNKIFFRAGQVAYLEKLRSDKLRLACVSIQKTIRCWLARRKYLKTRRSVITIQKYTRGHQARRYVDFLRQTRAAVTIQCNVRMWLERKRYLQKRSAAIAIQSMLRAHMAKQQYYKLLFEQKAVIIQKWVRGWLAKQHYRRTLAAVVLLQSCVRRIKAKKELRKLKVEARSVEHFKNLNVGMENKIVQLQQKLNEQQKENKEFSERLSVLEKTLTLERERQSREIESLRRSEEETRAKAETVPSLLEQLSFLQQKLETTCREKDELEEQTRIYKEQTQQVVDDLNLKNTLLQSNIDDLNKEIIQQAQQLTETKANFEDTKQLEKDLTEERSRYQSLLSEHLHLEERHKDLKEEMILSNNSSKRGHKRTDSNYSSNSSEFTQSLDSFEGEDSVIQAENENKTTVDLPILLRLQRRVKELEQEKQSLWQQLDKNEEAQQQKEKDIEKQSTVGRTELDLETLKRIELESENKKLKQDLTDLRKSLSSENSDAAPPAPGSLPYKTLLEQLTSSIEELEMRKDEVLLLRSHMVRQEALKHRDSILGENAKLELGEIASFQDVNKSTDVHALNEDGELWLAYEGLKETNRLLECQMQEEQRVHDERYQKLLEEVNKLKAEKEQQQKLLAQSLILPEDARIEASLKHEITRLTNENLERMEQQEKQEKTIRKLTKQLKMYMKKVEDFEASVQQASVTTDPVRVVNITRKEKEYQGMLEYKESDLSRLLKYLIIDLKPRGVAVTFTPGLPAYIVFMCLRYTDNISDDRRVSTLLNSTISSIKGVVKRKGEDFEVISFWLANTCRLMHCLKQYSGDEAFMVHNTAKQNEQCLTNFELSEYHQLFGDLAIQIYHQLIKCLDNILQPLIVASMLEHEPIQGVLGSKPTGLRKRSTSTSDGAVTIEVLLQRLSVFLTTMSQHGMDVHVVKQIIKQEFYVIGAVTLNHLLLRKDMCSWSKGLHIRYNVWQLEEWLAENELTDSGAKESLEPLIQAAQLLQIKKKTEADALAICNMCTALTTAQIIKVLTLYTPVIDFEERVSTTFISTIKNLLKDRNDSATLMMDAKKIFSVIFPFTPSSVALETLQIPASLNLAFLTRV, encoded by the exons ATGGCAACCTCTGAACTTTACTCCAAG CATGCCCGCGTTTGGCTCCCAGATGCAGCCACAGTGTGGCAGTCGGCAGAGCTTACCAAAGATTACACCCCCGGCGACCTGACGCTGTGCCTGCAGCTGGAGGATGGCACG AATGTGGAACACAAAATAAACCCCCAAACCACCAGCCTGCCCCCTCTAAGAAACCCTGACATCCTGGTAGGGGAAAATGACCTGACAGCTCTCAGCTACCTTCACGAGCCAGCGGTGCTGCACAACCTTAAAGTGCGCTTCATCGACTCCAAGCTGATCTACACATACTGTG GAATTGTCCTGGTTGCCATCAATCCTTACGAGAGCCTGCCTATCTATGAACCCGACATCATTAATGCCTACAGTGGGCAAAACATGGGGGACATGGACCCTCACATCTTTGCAGTTGCTGAGGAAGCTTATAAGCAAATGGCCAG AGATCAAAGAAACCAGTCCATCATTATCAGTGGGGAATCTGGAGCAGGCAAAACCGTTTCTGCTAAGTACGCCATGCGTTACTTCGCCACAGTCAGCTGCTCTTCTGGGGAGGCCAATGTTGAGGAGCGAGTTTTGGCATCCAGTCCCATCATGGAG GCTTTTGGGAATGCCAAGACGACACGGAACGACAACAGCAGTCGCTTTGGGAAGTACATTGAGATTGGATTTGACAAAAAGTACTGTATAATTGGAGCCAACATGAGAACCTACTTATTAGAAAAGTCCAGAGTTGTGTTTCAG GCTCATGGAGAAAGAAATTACCATATATTCTACCAGCTCTGTGCCTCTTCACATTTACCAGAGTTCAAAACCTTCAAGTTGG GTTGTGCAGATGACTTCCACTGCACTAAACAGGGTCAGAGTCCCATCATAGATGGAGTAAACGATGCTAAAGAACTGTGCAGCACCAGGAGGGCATTTTCTCTTCTAG GAATGGAAGAAGAGGATCAAATGGAGATTTATCAAATTCTGTCAGCGCTCCTTCATCTCAGCAATGTTGAGATTAAAGATCAGTCAGGAGATCGGAGTAGTATCTCG CCCGATGATGTCCACATGATGGTTTTCTGTGAGCTGATGGGAGTGCCTTGTGAGGAAACGGCCCACTGGCTCTGTCACAGGAAACTCAAAACATCCAAAGAAAGCTTTGTGAAGCCCGTTCCTCGAGTGAATGCAGTCCAGGGCCGGGATGCCCTTGCCAAACACATTTATGCCAGGCTCTTCAGCTGGATTGTAGGCTGTGTAAACGGTGCCTTAAAAtccacaggaaaacaaaactcatTCATTGGTGTGCTTGATATTTATGG atttgaaacatttgatgtaAACAGCTTTGAACAATTCTGCATCAACTACGCCAACGAGAAGCTTCAACAGCAGTTCAACCTG CATGTTTTTAAACTGGATCAAGAGGAGTACATGAGGGAGGGGATCCCCTGGACACTGATCgatttctatgacaaccagcCCTGCATCAACCTCATTGAAGCCAAGCTTGGAGTGCTGGACCTTCTGGATGAGGAGTGcaag ATGCCCAAAGGCTCTGATGACACGTGGACACAGAAACTTTACAACATCCTCCTGAAGCAGAACTCTCACTTTGAAAAGCCAAGGCTATCAAACAGAGCCTTCATCATCCACCACTTTGCTGACAAG GTGGAGTACCAATGTCTGGGATTCTTAGAGAAAAATAAGGACACGGTCAATGAGGAGCAGAtcaatgctttgaaaaaaacgAAG TTTGATTTTCTGCTGAAACTGTTTGATGAAGATGACAAGGGAACAGGTTCTCCTAACAAACTCACACCTGGAAGAGCTGGACAAAGTCAGAGAGACAATAAGAAGACGGTTGGACTGCAG TTTCGACAGTCTTTGCATTTGCTGATGGAGACGCTAAATTCAACAACTCCGCACTATGTGCGCTGCATCAAACCAAATGACCTTAAAGCCCCGTTCGT GTTGGACCCTGTCAGGGCTGTGCAGCAGCTAAGAGCGTGCGGCGTCCTCGAAACAATACGAATCTCAGCAGCGGGATTCCCTTCTAG ATGGAGCTATCCGGAATTCTTTACTCGTTATCGAGTCCTGATGAAGCAGAAGGATGTGCTTCCTGATAGAAAACAGACCTGCAAAGATCTCTTAGAAAAACTAATTAAG AACCAGGAGAAATACCAGtttggcaaaaacaaaatcttcttTAGAGCTGGACAAGTGGCGTACTTGGAGAAGCTCCGGTCCGATAAATTACGCTTGGCCTGCGTCTCCATCCAAAAGACTATCCGCTGCTGGCTGGCTCGCAGAAAGTACCTTAAGACGAGACGGTCTGTCATCACCATACAGAAATACACACGTGGTCACCAGGCGCGGAG gtATGTTGACTTTCTGCGACAAACGAGGGCAGCCGTCACCATCCAGTGCAATGTCCGCATGTGGTTGGAAAGGAAACGCTACCTGCAGAAGCGCTCTGCAGCCATTGCAATTCAGAGCATGTTGAGGGCTCACATGGCCAAACAGCAGTATTATAAG CTGCTGTTTGAGCAAAAGGCAGTGATCATTCAGAAGTGGGTGAGAGGCTGGTTGGCGAAGCAGCACTACAGACGCACTCTCGCTGCCGTCGTCCTGCTGCAGAGCTGTGTGCGTCGCATCAAGGCCAAGAAGGAACTGAGGAAGCTGAAAGTGGAGGCACGCTCTGTGGAGCACTTCAAGAATCTCAACGTTGGCATGGAGAACAAAATTGTGCAACTCCAACAGAAACTAAACGAGCAG caaaaagaaaacaaggaatTCAGTGAAAGACTGTCTGTTCTGGAGAAGACTCTCACTCTTGAGAGAGAAAGACAAAGCAGAGAGATAGAAAGTCTACGAAGATCTGAGGAGGAAACCCGAGCCAAAGCAGAGACGGTTCCTTCACTGCTGGAGCAACTTTCCTTCCTGCAACAAAAACTAGAAACCACTTGCAGAGAAAAAGATGAACTTGAGGAGCAGACGAGGATCTACAAGGAGCAGACCCAGCAG GTGGTGGATGACCTTAATCTGAAGAACACCTTGTTGCAGAGCAACATAGATGATCTAAACAAGGAAATTATCCAGCAAGCTCAACAGTTGACAG AGACCAAAGCAAACTTTGAGGATACCAAACAACTGGAAAAGGATTTAACAGAAGAACGGTCTCGCTACCAAAGTCTGCTGAGTGAACACCTACACCTGGAGGAACGACACAAAGACCTGAAGGAAGAGATGATTCTCAGCAAT AATTCAAGCAAACGTGGTCACAAGAGGACAGACTCCAACTACAGCAGTAACTCCTCAGAGTTTACTCAGAGCTTAGACTCCTTTGAGGGGGAAGACAGTGTTATCCAAGCAGAG AATGAGAACAAGACAACTGTGGACTTGCCAATTCTTCTTAGGCTCCAGAGAAGAGTAAAAGAATTAGAGCAGGAAAAACAGTCACTATGGCAACAGCTTGATAAAAATGAGGAAgcccaacaacaaaaagaaaag GACATTGAAAAGCAGAGCACTGTTGGAAGAACAGAACTAGACCTGGAAACACTCAAG CGGATAGAATTGGAGTCTGAGAACAAGAAATTGAAGCAGGATCTGACTGATCTTCGAAAGTCTCTGAGCAGTGAGAACAGTGATGCTGCCCCCCCTGCTCCTGGTTCTttgccgtataagacattactGGAACAGCTGACCTCTTCTATCGAGGAGCTGGAGATGCGGAAAGACGAAGTGCTGCTCCTTCGGTCACATATGGTTCGTCAGGAGGCGCTCAAACACAGG GACTCTATCCTTGGAGAAAATGCTAAATTAGAGCTTGGCGAAATCGCTTCTTTTCAAGATGTTAACAA ATCCACAGATGTCCATGCACTGAATGAGGATGGAGAGTTGTGGCTGGCTTATGAAGGTCTGAAAGAAACCAACAG GCTACTAGAGTGCCAAATGCAGGAGGAGCAACGTGTTCATGATGAGAGGTACCAGAAGCTGCTGGAGGAGGTGAACAAGCTGAAGGCTGAGAAGGAGCAACAGCAAAAGCTGCTGGCTCAAAGCCTCATTTTGCCTGAAGATGCTCGAATCGAGGCGAGCCTGAAACATGAAATCACTCGACTCACCAATGAAAACCTG GAGCGAATGgaacaacaagaaaaacaagaaaaaactatCCGCAAGTTAACAAAGCAACTTAAAATGTATATGAAAAAAGTGGAAGATTTTGAAG CAAGTGTACAGCAAGCGTCTGTGACAACTGATCCTGTCAGAGTGGTGAACATCACCCGTAAAGAGAAGGAGTACCAGGGCATGTTGGAGTACAAGGAGAGTGACCTGAGTCGCCTGCTCAAATACTTAATCATTG ATCTGAAGCCTCGTGGTGTGGCTGTCACTTTCACTCCAGGGCTTCCAGCCTACATCGTCTTCATGTGCCTTCGGTACACAGACAACATTAGCGACGACAGGAGAGTCAGCACCCTGCTTAATTCCACCATCAGCAGCATCAAAGGGGTGGTGAAG AGGAAGGGAGAGGATTTTGAGGTGATTTCTTTCTGGCTGGCCAACACCTGCCGCTTGATGCACTGTCTGAAGCAGTACAGTGGAGACGAA GCCTTTATGGTCCACAACACTGCTAAGCAGAATGAGCAGTGCCTAACCAATTTCGAACTGTCGGAGTATCATCAGCTGTTTGGTGACTTGGCCATCCAAATTTACCATCAACTAATCAAATGCTTGGACAACATTCTGCAGCCTCTCATAG TTGCGAGCATGCTGGAGCACGAGCCAATCCAGGGTGTGTTAGGGTCCAAACCCACAGGTCTGAGAAAGAGGAGCACCAGTACCTCTGATGGGGCTGTAACAATTGAGGTCCTCCTGCAGCGTCTCAGTGTCTTCCTGACCACAATGAGTCAGCATGGGATGGATGTACATGTCGTCAAGCAGATCATCAAGCAGGAATTCTACGTTATCGGTGCCGTCACACTAAACCACCTGCTGCTGCGAAAGGACATGTGTTCCTGGAGTAAAGGACTGCACATCAG GTATAATGTCTggcagctggaggagtggctggcGGAGAATGAGCTGACCGACAGCGGTGCAAAAGAGTCGCTGGAGCCTCTCATCCAGGCTGCACAGCTTCtgcagataaagaaaaaaactgaggcTGACGCCTTGGCGATCTGCAACATGTGCACTGCCCTCACAACCGCACAG ATCATTAAAGTCTTGACTCTGTACACACCAGTGATTGATTTTGAAGAGAGAGTGTCAACCACCTTCATCTCAACTATAAAG AACCTTTTGAAAGACAGGAATGACTCAGCCACCTTAATGATGGATGCCAAGAAAATCTTCTCTGTTATCTTTCCATTCACTCCCTCCTCTGTGGCTTTGGAGACCCTTCAGATTCCAGCGAGCCTTAATCTGGCTTTCCTTACTCGAGTCTAG